In Asterias rubens chromosome 10, eAstRub1.3, whole genome shotgun sequence, the following proteins share a genomic window:
- the LOC117295275 gene encoding uncharacterized protein LOC117295275, translating to MFSLKTSVFFFSCIAVSVAFPHFFNIGGRRNNEGERPEFEQPYRNAGAPLNQQQQTGQSSVFSEVDADVGANSASNSAEQDAAGSLGGDDGAGGSELDTPDSPDTGGAVVVPGAAGGNNAGDTSTTLSPNVIGGDPGLIVNSGQGTSAGAKFGIFAGVLTVVGLAAGGAFYAYRKRRAANYGSRF from the exons ATGTTTTCTCTCAAGACGTCAGTGTTCTTCTTCTCATGCATCg CTGTTTCAGTGGCGTTCCCGCACTTCTTCAACATAGGAGGAAGGCGAAACAATGAGGGAGAAAGACCTGAATTTGAACAGCCGTACAGAAACGCAGGCGCCCCGTTAAACCAGCAACAGCAGACCGGTCAGTCTTCAGTATTCTCCGAGGTCGATGCCGATGTCGGGGCAAACAGCGCTTCAAACAGTGCCGAACAAGACGCCGCTGGGTCTCTTGGAGGGGACGATGGGGCAGGCGGTTCGGAACTCGACACACCTGACAGCCCCGACACTGGCGGTGCTGTCGTAGTTCCCGGAGCCGCTGGGGGAAACAACGCTGGTGATACATCCACAACACTTTCACCTAACGTAATCGGTGGCGACCCAGGGCTCATCGTCAACTCGGGCCAAGGCACATCAGCCGGTGCCAAGTTCGGTATCTTCGCTGGGGTTCTCACCGTTGTTGGTCTTGCCGCTGGTGGCGCTTTCTACGCCTACAGGAAGCGGAGGGCGGCTAACTACGGCTCAAGATTTTGA
- the LOC117296135 gene encoding putative glycine-rich cell wall structural protein 1, producing the protein MKSFLAITIIMGCMAFLEAGVLKQSSGEKQAALGDPFFDAGGTSNNGDGMGSPVIGAGGNAAAAAGGGNANDGGGDTPDGADPGTYGGYGGYNGYAGRSGTSHGYGGGRDGYRGTGRFDGYGTNPGGGGYGTGGYGRRYGTGGYGAGGDGSYRPRVEQRPARPYGAGDSVNSPNTREEKAKNPGQIVGSAGSTGTTVGIVIGVVALVGVAAGVAIFVIKRRN; encoded by the coding sequence GTTGCATGGCGTTCCTTGAGGCTGGAGTTTTGAAACAAAGCTCTGGTGAAAAACAAGCCGCATTGGGGGACCCGTTCTTCGATGCAGGCGGCACCTCCAATAACGGAGACGGTATGGGAAGTCCAGTCATCGGTGCGGGAGGCAACGCTGCAGCAGCAGCCGGCGGCGGTAACGCTAACGACGGTGGTGGCGACACACCGGACGGTGCTGACCCCGGTACATACGGAGGCTACGGAGGGTATAATGGTTATGCCGGACGTTCAGGCACTAGCCATGGTTATGGAGGAGGCCGTGATGGCTACAGAGGTACCGGCCGCTTCGATGGTTACGGTACCAACCCAGGCGGTGGCGGGTACGGCACTGGCGGGTATGGTAGGAGGTACGGTACTGGCGGCTACGGGGCAGGCGGTGATGGATCCTACAGGCCCAGAGTCGAGCAGAGACCAGCTAGACCATACGGAGCAGGAGACTCCGTGAACAGCCCCAACACACGAGAGGAGAAGGCAAAGAACCCCGGACAGATCGTCGGCAGTGCCGGGTCCACAGGCACTACGGTCGGTATCGTGATCGGTGTCGTAGCCCTCGTAGGTGTTGCTGCTGGTGTAGCAATCTTCGTCATCAAGAGGAGGAATTGA